Below is a window of Streptomyces sp. NBC_00223 DNA.
CCGAGACGCCCGTGCCCGCGGCTCCCACGGCGGACGGCGAGCCCGTAGAGCCCACCGAGAGCGTCAAGTCCGCCGAGGCCGCCGACGGCGGGAACCGCTTCACCGTCCGGCTGGCGAACTTCGAGGGCCCCTTCGACCTCCTCCTCCAGCTGATCTCCAAGCACAAGCTGGACGTCACCGAGGTCGCCCTGTCCAAGGTGACCAATGAGTTCATGGCCTATCTGCACGCCATGGGCCCGGACTGGGACCTCGACCAGACCACCGAGTTCCTGGTCGTGGCCGCGACCCTGCTCGACCTCAAGGCCGCCCGGCTGCTGCCCTCCGCCGAGGTCGAGGACGAAGGCGACCTCGCGCTCCTGGAGGCCAGGGACCTGCTCTTCGCCCGGCTGCTCCAGTACCGCGCGTACAAGCGGATCGCCGCGATCTTCGCCGAGCGGCTGGAGGGCGAGGCGCTGCGTTGGCCCCGTACCGTCGGCCTGGAACCGCAGCACGCCGAACTGCTGCCCGAGGTCGTGCTCAGCGTCGGCCCCGAGCGGTTCGCCCGGCTCGCGGTCAAGGCGATGCAGCCCAGGCCGAAGCCGCAGGTGTACGTGGACCACATCCACGCGCCGCTGGTCAGCGTCCGTGAGCAGGGCGAGCATGTGATCGCGCTGCTGCGCGAGCTGGGCGCGGCCACCTTCGGGGAGCTGACCCGGGACGCCCCCGACACCCTCACCGTCGTCGCGCGCTTTCTGGCCCTGCTGGAGCTGTACCGGGAGAAGGCGGTGGCCCTCGACCAGGAGGAAGCCCTCGGTACGCTCCAGGTCCGGTGGACCGGCGCCGCCGACCCGTCGGCGGCGCCGCTGGTGACCGACGAGTTCGACCAGGAGGCGGCGGCGAAGCCCACCAGGCCCGCGCCCGCCGCGAAGGAGCCCGCCGACCCGGCGCCGTACCCCGCGCCCGACCCCCCGGCGCCGAATGGAGAGCAGCGATGACCGACGTGGCCGATGTGACCGCCGCCACCCCGGGCGACCCGCCCCCGGCCGGCCTGCTCGCCGCCGAGATCGCCGGGCTCGACCTCAAGCCGGCCCTGGAAGCCGTCCTCATGGTCGTGGACGAACCCGCCACCGAGGAGCATCTGGCCAAGGTGCTCGACCGGCCGCGCCGCGCGGTCGGCAAGGCGCTGCGCGAGCTGTCCGACGACTACACCCGCGAGGGCCGGGGCTTCGACCTGCGGCTTGTCGCGGGCGGCTGGCGTTTCTACACCCGGCCCGCCTTCGCGCCCGCCGTCGAGAGGTTCGTGCTCGACGGCCAGCACGCCCGTCTCACCCAGGCCGCGCTGGAGACGCTGGCGGTCGTCGCGTACCGGCAGCCGGTCAGCCGTTCGCGGGTCTCGGCGGTGCGCGGGGTGAACTGCGACGGCGTGATGCGCACCCTCCTCCAGCGGGGGCTGGTCGAGGAAGGTGGGACGGAACCCGAGACAGGTGCGATCCTGTACAGGACGACGAACTACTTCCTGGAACGTATGGGCCTGCGCAGCCTCGACGAGCTGCCCGAGCTCGCCCCGTTCCTGCCGGAGGCGGACGCGGTCGAGGCGGAGTCCCAGGAAGGGCTACCGTCGTTCGACCCGGACGCACCGGACGACACCTCGACTACGGAAACTTGATGCGAAGCAGCGACAGGAACAGCGGCGGCAACCGGAACCCCCGGAGCGGCAACGGCGGCGGCTCCGACCGGCGGGGCGGGGGCTCGGACCGGCGCGGTGCCGGCGGCTCCGACCGGCGCGGGGGGAGCTCCGACGGGCGCGGTGGCTCCGCCGGGCGTGGCGGCCCCGCCGACCGCCGCGGCGGCAGCGGCGGCCAGGAGCGGCGGGCGGACGCTCCTCCGCAGCGCCCGAGCAAGCCGCGTCCCGAGGAGCGCCGCTACGACGTCGGCACCACCGGCCAGTCCGGTGCGAACAAGCCCGGCGGCATGCCTCGTACCAAGGGCACCGGGGCTCCCCGGCCGACCGGCAACCGTGGCCGCAAGCCGGTGCCGGCCCGCCCCCGTGAGCTGGAGGCGCAGATCGAGGAGCGCAACCGCGAGCGGCACAGCAAGCCGCAGGTGAAGCTGCCCAAGACCTTCCCCGGCGCCGAGCAGGAGGGCGAGCGGCTGCAGAAGGTGCTGGCCAGGGCCGGTATGGGCTCGCGCAGGGCGTGCGAGGAGCTGATCGACCAGCACCGGGTCGAGGTCAACGGGCGGATCGTCACCGAGCAGGGCCTGCGGGTCGACACCGAGCGGGACGAGGTGAAGGTCGACGGGCTGACCGTCGCCACCCAGTCGTATCTGTTCTTCGCGCTGAACAAGCCCGCCGGTGTCGTCTCCACGATGGAGGACCCCGACGGCCGTCAGTGTCTCGGCGACTACGTCACCAACCGCGAGACCCGGCTCTTCCACGTCGGGCGGCTGGACACCGAGACCGAGGGCCTGATCCTGCTCACCAACCACGGCGAGCTGGCCCACCGGCTGACACATCCGCGGTACGGCGTCAAGAAGACGTATCTGGCCGCGATCCAGGGCCCGTTGCCGCGCGACCTCGGCAAGCAGCTCAAGAGCGGCATCGAGCTGGAGGACGGCTGGGCGCGCGCCGACCACTTCCGTGTCGTGCAGAACACCGGCAAGAACTACATGGTCGAGGTCACCCTGCACGAGGGCCGCAAGCACATCGTGCGGCGGATGCTCGCGGAGGCGGGCTTCCCCGTCGACAAGCTGGTCAGGACCCACTTCGGTCCGATCCCGCTGGGCGACCAGAAGTCCGGCTGGCTGCGCCGCCTCACCAACACCGAGGTCGGCATGCTCATGCGCGAGGTCGAACTGTAGGCGCCCGACCGCCGGTAAATCCCGCGCGGCCAGGGCGGTCCCCGGCTTGGATGGCCCCATGACCATCCAAGCCGACCCCCTGCGCCGCGCCGGTGTCCCCGACCTCGTCCCGGTCGTCACCGATTTGCTCGGCCGGGGCCACCCGCTGCTCTTCGTGACCGTCTCCGGCGCGCATCTGTACGGTTTTCCGTCCGTGGACTCCGACGTCGATCTGCGCGGCGCCCATCTGCTGCCGCTGCGCGAGGTCATCGGGCTGTACGAGGGCGAGCAGACCCAGAGCCGGATGTGGCGGCGGGACGGTCTGGAACTGGATCTGGTCACCCACGATCTGCTGAAGTTCGCCCGCCTGATGCTGCGGCGCAACGGCTACGTCCTCGAACAGCTGCTGTCCCCGCTGGTCGTCCACACCACCGACACGCACGCCGAACTCGCCGCCCTGGCGCCGGGCGTGCTCACCTCCGGGCACGCCCACCACTACCGCGGCTTCGCGGACACCCAGTGGCGGCTGTACGGGAAGACCGGGGAACTCAAGCCGCTGCTCTACACCTTCCGGGCGCTGCTCACCGGCATCCATCTGATGCGCAGCGGCGAACTCCAGGCCCATCTGCCGACGCTGCTCGGCGAGGTCACGGCCCCGCCCTACGTCCCCGACCTGATCGCCCGCAAGGCCGACGCGGAGCACGGCCCGGCCCCCGATCTCGGCGCCGACCGGCTGAGCACGGACATCGAGGCCCTGCACTCCGTCCTGACCGAGGCGCGGGCCGGCTCGGCGCTGCCGCCGCTCCCCACCGCGCAGGACGCCCTGCACGACCTGGTCGTCCGCACCCGGGAGGCCGCCGTATGACCGGCCCGGCCGCCGTACGACCGGTCCGGTCCGTGGGGCCCGCTCGGTGAGACCGGGCCTACGCGGGCGAGACCGGGCCTACGCGGGCGCGGCCGAGGCGCGGCGGACGCGGTGCAGGAAGTCCTCGACCCGGGCCTGGTCGGGCTCGGCGGGCAGCGGAGTACGGTCGGCGGCCGCGTCGGCCTCCTCGTGCAGGGCGCGCATCCAGGTCCGCACCTCCGCCCAGGTGCGCTCGCCGCGCCTGACCGCGAGCAGCGGCTCGCGCTGGTCGCCCACCTCGATCGAGAGACGGCCGGTGCGCAGCAGGTCGCGGCAGCTGATCAGCAGCCGCAGCGTGTGCATCGCGTGCTTCCAGCGCGGTTCGCCGTGATTGCGGATGTCCGCCTCCAGCTTGTGCACCTGCTGGGCCGCGTAGCCGCGGAAGGTGCCGTCCACCCGGCGGGAGAGGAACGCGCCGCGCAGATCGAGCAGTTCGCGCCCGGTCGGGTCCGCCCGCTCGACCAGCGGCGAGTGCAGGCACTCCAGCAGATTCGGGTTGGCCCGCAGCGCCAGCAGGCAGAAGCGCTCCAGCTCCCAGGAGAACTCCTCGTCCCGCGGCCCGGTCACATGCGTCGGCGGCTTGTCGAACCGCCAGAACAGCGGGGTCGGCGCGACGAACACCCCGCGCCGGTCGATGTCACTGGCGTCCGTGGCCAGCCCGAAGGCGCGCGAGCCCATCACACAGGCGTACACCGTGTGCTCCCTGACCAGGTCGTGCCCCGGAAGATGTCCGGGAGCGGCCGCCGGCCCGGGCCCCGGGCCAGGCCCCGGTGCCGGTCCCAGCGATTCGCGCATGGTGGCGATTATGGCCAGAAACGGCGGCCGGGCGCCGGAGTTTCCCCTGCTTCACCGGGGGATCATGGTGGACGGGGGGCGCAAGGGGCGCATGGATGCCCCGTCTCGAACTGCGGGCTCCCGTCTCACCGGGCCCCACCCCTGGCTACCCTGGTCGGGCAGCCAGTACGCACCCGAAGGAGCCCCGACGTGGCGGTACGAGCGGTCCGCGGCGCCGTCCAGCTGGAACGGGACGAAGCCGCACACATGCGGGAGCAGGTCACCGAGCTGCTCACCGCCCTTCTGCGCCGCAACCGCTTCACCGTGGACGATCTGATCAGTGTGATGTTCACCGCCACGCCCGATCTGCACAGCGACTTCCCGGCGGTGGCCGCCCGCAAGCTCGGCCTCACCGATGTGCCACTGGTCTGCGCGCAGGAACTGGACATCGAAGGAGCCATGCCCCGGGTCGTCCGCGTCCTGGCGCACGTCGAGTGCGACCTGCCCAAGTCCGAGATCGTCCATGTGTACCTCGGCGCCGCCTCCGCACTCCGCAAGGACATCGCCCAGTGAGAACCGCCCTGGTCATCGGCACCGGTCTGATGGGCACCTCCGCCGCCCTCGCGCTGACCGCCCGCGGCGTCGACGTGTACCTCAGCGACCACGACGAGTCCACCGCCCGTACCGCGGCCGCCCTCGGCGCGGGGGTCGCCACACCGCCCACGGAAACGGTCGACCTGGTGATCGTCGCCGTGCCGCCCGCCCATGTGGCCACGACCCTCGCCGACGCGCTGGACCGGGACCTGGGCCGCGGCTATCTGGACGTGGCCAGCGTCAAGGGCGGCCCGCGCCGGGACCTGGAAGCCCTCGGCTGCGACCTCAGCCGCTACATCGGCACCCATCCCATGGCGGGCCGGGAGCGCTCGGGGCCGCTGGCCGGCACCGCCGACCTCTTCGAGGGCCGCCCCTGGGTGCTCACCCCCACCGCGGCCACCGACACCGAGGTGCTCAACCTCGCCCTGGAGCTGGTCGCGCTGTGCCGCGCGGTCCCCGTGGTGATGGACGCCGAGGCCCACGACCGCGCGGTCGCCCTTGTCTCGCACACCCCGCAGCTGATCTCCAGCATGGTCGCCGCCCGGCTCCAGCACGCCGAGGACAGCGCCGTACGCCTCTGCGGTCAGGGAATACTCGACGTCACCCGGATCGCCGGTTCGGAACCGGGCATGTGGATGGACATCCTTGCCGCCAACCCCGGCCCGGTCGCCGACGTGCTCGGGGAGATCGCCACCGACCTCGCCGAGACCGTCACCGCCCTGCGCGCCCTCCAGAGCGCCGACGACGACAAGCGGCGGGAGGGCACGGTGGCCGTCGCCGACATACTGCGCCGGGGCTACGCGGGCCGCGCGAAGGTCCCCGGCAAGCACGGCGCGGGACCGAAGGCGTACGAGACCGTCGCCGTCCTCATCGGCGACCAGCCCGGCGAGCTGGCCCGGCTCTTCGCCGACGCGGGCGCGGCCGGGGTGAACATCGAGGACGTCCGTATCGAGCACTCCACCGCACAGCAGGCGGGCCTGGTCCAGCTCATGGTCGAGCCGCGCAGCGCCCCCACCATGGCCGCGGCCCTGCGCGAAAGGGGCTGGGCGCTGCGGCAGTGAGCGGCCCCTGCCGGGAGCGCGCGCCCGCTTCGGGCGCCCTCCGGCCGG
It encodes the following:
- a CDS encoding prephenate dehydrogenase, translated to MRTALVIGTGLMGTSAALALTARGVDVYLSDHDESTARTAAALGAGVATPPTETVDLVIVAVPPAHVATTLADALDRDLGRGYLDVASVKGGPRRDLEALGCDLSRYIGTHPMAGRERSGPLAGTADLFEGRPWVLTPTAATDTEVLNLALELVALCRAVPVVMDAEAHDRAVALVSHTPQLISSMVAARLQHAEDSAVRLCGQGILDVTRIAGSEPGMWMDILAANPGPVADVLGEIATDLAETVTALRALQSADDDKRREGTVAVADILRRGYAGRAKVPGKHGAGPKAYETVAVLIGDQPGELARLFADAGAAGVNIEDVRIEHSTAQQAGLVQLMVEPRSAPTMAAALRERGWALRQ
- the aroH gene encoding chorismate mutase — translated: MAVRAVRGAVQLERDEAAHMREQVTELLTALLRRNRFTVDDLISVMFTATPDLHSDFPAVAARKLGLTDVPLVCAQELDIEGAMPRVVRVLAHVECDLPKSEIVHVYLGAASALRKDIAQ
- a CDS encoding nucleotidyltransferase domain-containing protein; the encoded protein is MTIQADPLRRAGVPDLVPVVTDLLGRGHPLLFVTVSGAHLYGFPSVDSDVDLRGAHLLPLREVIGLYEGEQTQSRMWRRDGLELDLVTHDLLKFARLMLRRNGYVLEQLLSPLVVHTTDTHAELAALAPGVLTSGHAHHYRGFADTQWRLYGKTGELKPLLYTFRALLTGIHLMRSGELQAHLPTLLGEVTAPPYVPDLIARKADAEHGPAPDLGADRLSTDIEALHSVLTEARAGSALPPLPTAQDALHDLVVRTREAAV
- a CDS encoding pseudouridine synthase, translating into MRSSDRNSGGNRNPRSGNGGGSDRRGGGSDRRGAGGSDRRGGSSDGRGGSAGRGGPADRRGGSGGQERRADAPPQRPSKPRPEERRYDVGTTGQSGANKPGGMPRTKGTGAPRPTGNRGRKPVPARPRELEAQIEERNRERHSKPQVKLPKTFPGAEQEGERLQKVLARAGMGSRRACEELIDQHRVEVNGRIVTEQGLRVDTERDEVKVDGLTVATQSYLFFALNKPAGVVSTMEDPDGRQCLGDYVTNRETRLFHVGRLDTETEGLILLTNHGELAHRLTHPRYGVKKTYLAAIQGPLPRDLGKQLKSGIELEDGWARADHFRVVQNTGKNYMVEVTLHEGRKHIVRRMLAEAGFPVDKLVRTHFGPIPLGDQKSGWLRRLTNTEVGMLMREVEL
- a CDS encoding nucleotidyltransferase domain-containing protein, whose amino-acid sequence is MRESLGPAPGPGPGPGPAAAPGHLPGHDLVREHTVYACVMGSRAFGLATDASDIDRRGVFVAPTPLFWRFDKPPTHVTGPRDEEFSWELERFCLLALRANPNLLECLHSPLVERADPTGRELLDLRGAFLSRRVDGTFRGYAAQQVHKLEADIRNHGEPRWKHAMHTLRLLISCRDLLRTGRLSIEVGDQREPLLAVRRGERTWAEVRTWMRALHEEADAAADRTPLPAEPDQARVEDFLHRVRRASAAPA
- a CDS encoding segregation and condensation protein A, whose amino-acid sequence is MPTTTPADPDRPRRPLGRGGRALPRGVPDAEPYEPVAPEPVGPETPAPEPAPEPYEAAVPETPVPAAPTADGEPVEPTESVKSAEAADGGNRFTVRLANFEGPFDLLLQLISKHKLDVTEVALSKVTNEFMAYLHAMGPDWDLDQTTEFLVVAATLLDLKAARLLPSAEVEDEGDLALLEARDLLFARLLQYRAYKRIAAIFAERLEGEALRWPRTVGLEPQHAELLPEVVLSVGPERFARLAVKAMQPRPKPQVYVDHIHAPLVSVREQGEHVIALLRELGAATFGELTRDAPDTLTVVARFLALLELYREKAVALDQEEALGTLQVRWTGAADPSAAPLVTDEFDQEAAAKPTRPAPAAKEPADPAPYPAPDPPAPNGEQR
- the scpB gene encoding SMC-Scp complex subunit ScpB, whose protein sequence is MTDVADVTAATPGDPPPAGLLAAEIAGLDLKPALEAVLMVVDEPATEEHLAKVLDRPRRAVGKALRELSDDYTREGRGFDLRLVAGGWRFYTRPAFAPAVERFVLDGQHARLTQAALETLAVVAYRQPVSRSRVSAVRGVNCDGVMRTLLQRGLVEEGGTEPETGAILYRTTNYFLERMGLRSLDELPELAPFLPEADAVEAESQEGLPSFDPDAPDDTSTTET